One Denticeps clupeoides chromosome 10, fDenClu1.1, whole genome shotgun sequence genomic window carries:
- the LOC114798784 gene encoding AMP deaminase 2-like isoform X1 — MSSKLPPGKQKPMSPFRKRGSLQYSASSDIRGGRHLLTSQYSLPGNPVAGKHFPIDLRTSMDGKYKEIAEELFSRSLADSEMRSAPYEFPEDSPIEQLEEKRHRLERQISQDVKYEPDILLRAKQEFMKTDSAPDLELLKEENQAPTDLFPSEREMLPEYQRVSISGEEKCGVPFTDLLDAAKCVVKALFIREKYISLSMQSFCRTTTRYLQELGERALDLNVYEEIPETSLTPDAPVHPPVSETHPYENVDPSSMPSDMGYGCKMVDGVVHVYTDKGTMNTSTEVDLPYPDLQEYIADMNVMMALIINGPVKSFCYRRLQYLSSKFQMHILLNEMKELAAQRKVPHRDFYNIRKVDTHIHASSCMNQKHLLRFIKRAMKKYPAEIVHVERGRGQTLMEVFESMNLTAFDLSVDTLDMHADRNTFHRFDKFNSKYNPIGESILREIFIKTDNYIEGKYFGHIIKEVMADLEESKYQNVELRLSIYGRSRDEWDKLAKWAVKHSVYSDNVRWLVQMPRLFDVYHTKRQLSNFQDMLENIFMPLFEVTVNPRTHPELHLFLQHVVGFDSVDDESKPEHHIFNLDSPLPANWTEEDNPPYSYYLYYMYANMTVLNHLRRRQNLDTFVIRPHCGEAGPIHHLVSGFMLSENISHGLLLRKAPVLQYLYYLAQIGIAMSPLSNNSLFLSYHRNPLPEYLSRGLMVSLSTDDPLQFHFTKEPLMEEYSIATQVWKLSSCDMCELARNSVLMSGFSHQVKSYWLGPDYIKEGPEGNDIRRTNVPDIRVAYRHETLCEELNLITQAVRSEQLESIEEEGNLCMGPLQAGQGTKCV, encoded by the exons ATATCCGTGGCGGACGCCACCTTCTCACCTCGCAGTACTCGTTGCCTGGGAACCCGGTGGCTGGCAAGCACTTTCCCATCGACCTACGTACCTCCATGGATGGCAAATACAAGGAGATTGCTGAG GAGCTGTTCTCACGCAGCCTGGCCGACAGTGAGATGCGGAGCGCCCCCTACGAATTCCCAGAGGACAGCCCCAtcgagcagctggaggagaaacGCCACCGGCTTGAGAGGCAGATAAGCCAGGATGTCAA ATACGAACCAGACATCCTGCTTCGCGCCAAGCAAGAATTCATGAAAACAGACAGCGCCCCAGACCTTGA ACTTCTGAAGGAGGAGAATCAAGCCCCAACGGACCTCTTCCCCAGTGAGAGGGAGATGCTGCCCGAGTACCAGCGAGTCTCCATCTCCGGAGAGGAGAAGTGCGGG GTCCCTTTCACGGACTTGCTTGACGCTGCCAAATGTGTGGTCAAGGCCCTGTTCATTCGGGAGAAGTACATTTCTCTGTCCATGCAAAGCTTCTGCAGAACCACCACTCGCTACCTGCAAGAACTCGGAGAGAGGGCCCTGGACCTGAACGTATATGAGGAGATCCCTGAGACGTCGCTCACTCCAG ACGCTCCTGTGCACCCACCTGTCTCAGAGACCCATCCCTATGAGAATGTTGACCCCTCCAGTATGCCATCAGATATGGGCTATGGCTGCAAAATGGTGGATGGCGTGGTTCATGTATACACAGACAAAGGCACCATGAACAC GAGCACAGAGGTGGATCTCCCGTACCCGGACCTACAGGAGTACATCGCTGACATGAATGTCATGATGGCTCTAATCATCAATGGACCAGT GAAGTCCTTCTGCTATCGCCGTTTGCAGTACCTGAGTTCCAAGTTTCAGATGCACATACTTCTTAATGAGATGAAGGAGCTGGCAGCACAGAGGAAGGTTCCACACAGAGATTTCTACAATATTCGCAAA gtAGACACTCACATCCATGCCTCATCCTGCATGAACCAGAAGCACCTACTGCGGTTCATCAAAAGGGCCATGAAGAAGTACCCAGCAGAGATTGTGCATGTGGAGAGAGGCAGGGGCCAGACGCTCATGGAGGTGTTTGAAAGCATGAACCTCACAGCCTTTGACCTGAGCGTCGACACCCTGGATATGCATGCG GACCGCAACACGTTTCACCGGTTTGACAAGTTCAATTCCAAATACAATCCCATCGGAGAGTCCATCCTGCGGGAAATCTTCATcaaaacggacaattacattgaaggcaaatactttggACATATAATCAAG GAGGTGATGGCAGACCTGGAGGAGAGCAAGTACCAGAACGTGGAGCTGCGTCTGTCCATCTACGGCCGCTCCCGCGACGAGTGGGACAAGCTGGCCAAGTGGGCCGTCAAACACAGCGTGTATTCAGACAACGTACGCTGGCTGGTGCAGATGCCCCGTCTCTT CGATGTTTACCATACAAAGAGACAACTGTCCAACTttcaggacatgctggagaacATCTTCATGCCACTGTTTGAGGTCACTGTTAACCCGCGCACCCACCCTGAGTTGCACCTCTTCCTACAGCAT GTGGTGGGATTTGATAGCGTCGATGATGAATCTAAACCAGAACATCACATCTTCAACTTGGACAGCCCGCTTCCTGCCAACTGGACAGAAGAGGACAACCCTCCCTATTCCTACTACCTCTACTACATGTACGCCAACATGACTGTGCTCAACCATCTACGCAG GCGACAGAACCTAGACACATTTGTGATACGCCCACATTGCGGTGAGGCGGGACCAATCCATCACCTGGTTTCTGGCTTTATGCTCTCAGAGAACATCTCCCATGGGCTCCTGCTGAGAAAG GCTCCAGTACTGCAGTACCTGTACTACCTGGCCCAGATCGGCATTGCCATGTCCCCCCTCAGCAACAACAGCCTCTTCCTCAGCTACCACCGCAACCCTCTGCCAGAGTACCTGTCCCGGGGGCTCATGGTGTCCTTGTCGACTGACGACCCACTCCAGTTCCACTTCACCAAG GAGCCCCTGATGGAGGAGTACAGTATTGCAACACAAGTGTGGAAGCTCAGCTCCTGCGACATGTGTGAGCTGGCCAGGAACAGTGTGCTGATGAGCGGCTTTTCTCACCAA GTGAAGAGCTACTGGCTGGGACCCGACTACATCAAGGAGGGACCAGAGGGCAACGACATCCGCCGCACCAATGTGCCAGACATCCGCGTGGCTTACCGCCATGAGACCCTGTGTGAAGAACTCAATCTCATCACCCAGGCTGTTCGTAGTGAGCAGCTGGAGAGCATTGAAGAGGAAGGGAACCTCTGCATGGGCCCTTTGCAAGCAGGACAGGGGACAAAATGTGTGTAG
- the LOC114798784 gene encoding AMP deaminase 2-like isoform X2 — protein MDGKYKEIAEELFSRSLADSEMRSAPYEFPEDSPIEQLEEKRHRLERQISQDVKYEPDILLRAKQEFMKTDSAPDLELLKEENQAPTDLFPSEREMLPEYQRVSISGEEKCGVPFTDLLDAAKCVVKALFIREKYISLSMQSFCRTTTRYLQELGERALDLNVYEEIPETSLTPDAPVHPPVSETHPYENVDPSSMPSDMGYGCKMVDGVVHVYTDKGTMNTSTEVDLPYPDLQEYIADMNVMMALIINGPVKSFCYRRLQYLSSKFQMHILLNEMKELAAQRKVPHRDFYNIRKVDTHIHASSCMNQKHLLRFIKRAMKKYPAEIVHVERGRGQTLMEVFESMNLTAFDLSVDTLDMHADRNTFHRFDKFNSKYNPIGESILREIFIKTDNYIEGKYFGHIIKEVMADLEESKYQNVELRLSIYGRSRDEWDKLAKWAVKHSVYSDNVRWLVQMPRLFDVYHTKRQLSNFQDMLENIFMPLFEVTVNPRTHPELHLFLQHVVGFDSVDDESKPEHHIFNLDSPLPANWTEEDNPPYSYYLYYMYANMTVLNHLRRRQNLDTFVIRPHCGEAGPIHHLVSGFMLSENISHGLLLRKAPVLQYLYYLAQIGIAMSPLSNNSLFLSYHRNPLPEYLSRGLMVSLSTDDPLQFHFTKEPLMEEYSIATQVWKLSSCDMCELARNSVLMSGFSHQVKSYWLGPDYIKEGPEGNDIRRTNVPDIRVAYRHETLCEELNLITQAVRSEQLESIEEEGNLCMGPLQAGQGTKCV, from the exons ATGGATGGCAAATACAAGGAGATTGCTGAG GAGCTGTTCTCACGCAGCCTGGCCGACAGTGAGATGCGGAGCGCCCCCTACGAATTCCCAGAGGACAGCCCCAtcgagcagctggaggagaaacGCCACCGGCTTGAGAGGCAGATAAGCCAGGATGTCAA ATACGAACCAGACATCCTGCTTCGCGCCAAGCAAGAATTCATGAAAACAGACAGCGCCCCAGACCTTGA ACTTCTGAAGGAGGAGAATCAAGCCCCAACGGACCTCTTCCCCAGTGAGAGGGAGATGCTGCCCGAGTACCAGCGAGTCTCCATCTCCGGAGAGGAGAAGTGCGGG GTCCCTTTCACGGACTTGCTTGACGCTGCCAAATGTGTGGTCAAGGCCCTGTTCATTCGGGAGAAGTACATTTCTCTGTCCATGCAAAGCTTCTGCAGAACCACCACTCGCTACCTGCAAGAACTCGGAGAGAGGGCCCTGGACCTGAACGTATATGAGGAGATCCCTGAGACGTCGCTCACTCCAG ACGCTCCTGTGCACCCACCTGTCTCAGAGACCCATCCCTATGAGAATGTTGACCCCTCCAGTATGCCATCAGATATGGGCTATGGCTGCAAAATGGTGGATGGCGTGGTTCATGTATACACAGACAAAGGCACCATGAACAC GAGCACAGAGGTGGATCTCCCGTACCCGGACCTACAGGAGTACATCGCTGACATGAATGTCATGATGGCTCTAATCATCAATGGACCAGT GAAGTCCTTCTGCTATCGCCGTTTGCAGTACCTGAGTTCCAAGTTTCAGATGCACATACTTCTTAATGAGATGAAGGAGCTGGCAGCACAGAGGAAGGTTCCACACAGAGATTTCTACAATATTCGCAAA gtAGACACTCACATCCATGCCTCATCCTGCATGAACCAGAAGCACCTACTGCGGTTCATCAAAAGGGCCATGAAGAAGTACCCAGCAGAGATTGTGCATGTGGAGAGAGGCAGGGGCCAGACGCTCATGGAGGTGTTTGAAAGCATGAACCTCACAGCCTTTGACCTGAGCGTCGACACCCTGGATATGCATGCG GACCGCAACACGTTTCACCGGTTTGACAAGTTCAATTCCAAATACAATCCCATCGGAGAGTCCATCCTGCGGGAAATCTTCATcaaaacggacaattacattgaaggcaaatactttggACATATAATCAAG GAGGTGATGGCAGACCTGGAGGAGAGCAAGTACCAGAACGTGGAGCTGCGTCTGTCCATCTACGGCCGCTCCCGCGACGAGTGGGACAAGCTGGCCAAGTGGGCCGTCAAACACAGCGTGTATTCAGACAACGTACGCTGGCTGGTGCAGATGCCCCGTCTCTT CGATGTTTACCATACAAAGAGACAACTGTCCAACTttcaggacatgctggagaacATCTTCATGCCACTGTTTGAGGTCACTGTTAACCCGCGCACCCACCCTGAGTTGCACCTCTTCCTACAGCAT GTGGTGGGATTTGATAGCGTCGATGATGAATCTAAACCAGAACATCACATCTTCAACTTGGACAGCCCGCTTCCTGCCAACTGGACAGAAGAGGACAACCCTCCCTATTCCTACTACCTCTACTACATGTACGCCAACATGACTGTGCTCAACCATCTACGCAG GCGACAGAACCTAGACACATTTGTGATACGCCCACATTGCGGTGAGGCGGGACCAATCCATCACCTGGTTTCTGGCTTTATGCTCTCAGAGAACATCTCCCATGGGCTCCTGCTGAGAAAG GCTCCAGTACTGCAGTACCTGTACTACCTGGCCCAGATCGGCATTGCCATGTCCCCCCTCAGCAACAACAGCCTCTTCCTCAGCTACCACCGCAACCCTCTGCCAGAGTACCTGTCCCGGGGGCTCATGGTGTCCTTGTCGACTGACGACCCACTCCAGTTCCACTTCACCAAG GAGCCCCTGATGGAGGAGTACAGTATTGCAACACAAGTGTGGAAGCTCAGCTCCTGCGACATGTGTGAGCTGGCCAGGAACAGTGTGCTGATGAGCGGCTTTTCTCACCAA GTGAAGAGCTACTGGCTGGGACCCGACTACATCAAGGAGGGACCAGAGGGCAACGACATCCGCCGCACCAATGTGCCAGACATCCGCGTGGCTTACCGCCATGAGACCCTGTGTGAAGAACTCAATCTCATCACCCAGGCTGTTCGTAGTGAGCAGCTGGAGAGCATTGAAGAGGAAGGGAACCTCTGCATGGGCCCTTTGCAAGCAGGACAGGGGACAAAATGTGTGTAG